A window from Pseudomonas sp. Tri1 encodes these proteins:
- a CDS encoding ABC transporter substrate-binding protein encodes MNLWPKRLTRLLCVTVALCIAQVPVSLAQGETPADQLVVGMSMINLLSLDPAAATGLEVAEVNANVYDMLLEQDAAQPDTLIPALAKTWEVSPDRMRLTFQLRDDVRFHSGAPLTAQDVAWSLQRVVTLNRALASTWKAYGFTADNVVKLMRAEGPHTFVMDLPRSTDPTLVLNTLATSPSAFIIDRSVALQHQVGDDQGAAWLATHTAGSGAFKLDIWRANDVILMSRHDDYWRGPAKLRRVIMRNMTESQALRLMVERGDLDVARGMAATDIKALGKVDEVRIQSIARGTLYYVAMSMQQPLFQDIRVRQAIRLLIDYQGINDVVMPHYGVINQRPLQLGLPARLDDPGYRLDVAEAKRLLAAAGHAEGFKVSIRSLTDPPFINIATSLQATLAQAGIQATIITGTGNQIYGAMRDRQFDILVGRGGGGAERHPHSSLRALVYNPDNRTEAKLSNFQGWRTSFFNPQLNQLIEQAERERDPERQREIYAQIQTLYDQQAGAIMPVSQMVDEVVIHADVRNYIGHTAATTRLRDVYKQR; translated from the coding sequence ATGAATCTCTGGCCCAAGCGCCTGACCAGGCTGCTGTGTGTCACCGTGGCCCTGTGCATAGCGCAGGTGCCCGTCAGCCTGGCCCAAGGCGAAACGCCCGCCGACCAATTGGTGGTGGGCATGAGCATGATCAACCTGCTGTCCCTGGACCCCGCCGCGGCGACCGGCCTGGAGGTCGCCGAAGTCAACGCCAACGTCTATGACATGCTCCTGGAGCAGGACGCGGCGCAGCCAGACACGCTGATCCCCGCCCTGGCGAAAACCTGGGAAGTCAGCCCCGACCGCATGCGCCTGACCTTCCAGTTGCGCGATGACGTGCGTTTTCACTCCGGAGCTCCACTCACTGCACAAGACGTGGCTTGGTCATTGCAGCGTGTGGTCACCCTCAACCGCGCCCTGGCTTCGACCTGGAAAGCCTACGGTTTCACCGCCGACAACGTCGTCAAATTGATGCGCGCCGAAGGGCCGCACACCTTTGTCATGGACCTGCCGCGCAGCACCGACCCGACGCTGGTACTCAATACCCTGGCGACCTCTCCCAGCGCCTTCATCATCGATCGCAGCGTCGCGTTGCAGCATCAGGTCGGCGACGACCAGGGCGCGGCGTGGCTGGCGACTCACACGGCTGGCTCCGGCGCCTTCAAGCTCGACATCTGGCGCGCCAACGACGTGATTCTGATGAGTCGTCATGACGACTATTGGCGCGGCCCTGCGAAGTTGCGGCGGGTGATCATGCGCAACATGACCGAGTCCCAGGCGCTGCGTCTGATGGTCGAGCGCGGTGACCTGGACGTCGCCCGGGGCATGGCCGCCACCGACATCAAAGCGTTGGGCAAGGTCGATGAGGTGCGCATCCAGAGCATCGCCCGGGGTACGCTGTACTACGTGGCGATGAGCATGCAGCAACCGTTGTTCCAGGACATCCGCGTGCGTCAGGCCATCCGCCTGCTGATCGACTACCAAGGCATCAATGATGTGGTGATGCCGCACTACGGCGTGATCAATCAGCGGCCGCTGCAACTGGGGCTGCCGGCGCGCCTGGACGATCCGGGTTATCGCCTGGACGTGGCCGAGGCCAAGCGGCTGCTGGCGGCGGCGGGGCATGCCGAAGGCTTCAAGGTGAGCATCCGTTCGCTGACCGATCCGCCGTTCATCAACATCGCCACCAGCCTGCAAGCGACACTGGCTCAGGCCGGTATCCAGGCGACGATCATCACCGGCACCGGCAACCAGATCTATGGAGCGATGCGCGACCGCCAGTTCGACATCCTCGTCGGTCGCGGCGGTGGCGGGGCGGAGCGTCATCCGCATTCGAGCCTGCGCGCCCTGGTCTACAACCCGGACAACCGCACCGAAGCCAAGCTGAGCAACTTCCAGGGCTGGCGCACTTCGTTCTTCAATCCGCAGCTCAATCAACTGATCGAGCAGGCCGAGCGTGAGCGTGACCCTGAACGCCAGCGCGAGATCTACGCGCAGATCCAGACCCTCTACGACCAACAGGCCGGGGCGATCATGCCGGTCTCACAGATGGTCGACGAGGTGGTGATCCATGCGGATGTGCGCAACTACATCGGCCACACCGCCGCCACCACACGTCTTCGGGACGTCTACAAGCAGCGCTGA
- a CDS encoding ABC transporter permease, with translation MSTASFSIWTTRAASATRRGGSVAVTLLGLLLLTFFIGRVMPLDPVLAIVGPDADASAYAQVYQELGLDKPLWTQFAIYLGDLLHGDFGMALLTGNPVITDIARVFPATLELATLAILFGVLAGLPLGVYAATHQGRAGDHIARLITLFGYSTPIFWIGMMAFLVFYAWLGWAGGVGRIGLAYDGLIPKHTGLLLIDTAWSGDWEAFRSALRHILLPAVILSFNSVAYISRMTRSFMLEQLSQEYIITARVKGLSQRRIVWGHAFGNIRVQLLTIVALAYGGLLEGAVLIETVFAWPGFGQYLTSSLLLGDMNAVMACVLLIGLIFVTLNLISDALYKIFDPRTR, from the coding sequence ATGTCGACTGCATCCTTTTCAATCTGGACCACCCGGGCCGCTTCGGCGACCCGGCGCGGTGGCTCGGTGGCGGTGACGCTGCTGGGGTTGCTGCTACTGACCTTTTTCATCGGTCGCGTCATGCCCCTGGACCCGGTGCTGGCCATCGTCGGCCCGGACGCCGACGCCTCGGCCTATGCCCAGGTGTACCAAGAACTGGGCCTGGATAAACCGTTGTGGACGCAGTTCGCGATCTACCTCGGCGACCTGCTGCACGGTGATTTCGGCATGGCCTTGCTGACCGGCAATCCGGTCATCACCGACATCGCCCGGGTCTTCCCGGCCACTTTGGAACTGGCCACCCTGGCGATTCTGTTCGGTGTGCTGGCTGGCTTGCCGCTGGGTGTCTACGCCGCCACCCACCAGGGCCGCGCCGGGGACCATATTGCGCGACTGATCACCCTGTTCGGTTATTCCACGCCGATTTTCTGGATCGGCATGATGGCTTTCCTGGTGTTCTACGCCTGGCTGGGTTGGGCCGGTGGCGTCGGGCGGATCGGCCTGGCCTATGACGGGCTGATCCCGAAACACACCGGGCTGTTGTTGATCGACACGGCCTGGTCCGGCGACTGGGAGGCCTTTCGCAGTGCGTTGCGCCACATCCTGCTGCCGGCGGTGATCCTCAGTTTCAACTCGGTGGCCTACATCAGCCGCATGACCCGCAGCTTCATGCTCGAGCAACTGTCCCAGGAGTACATCATCACCGCCCGGGTCAAGGGTTTGTCCCAGCGGCGCATTGTCTGGGGCCACGCCTTCGGCAACATCCGCGTGCAGTTGTTGACCATCGTCGCGCTGGCCTACGGCGGTCTGCTGGAGGGCGCGGTGTTGATCGAAACGGTGTTTGCCTGGCCGGGCTTCGGCCAGTACCTGACCAGCAGTTTGCTGCTCGGTGACATGAACGCGGTGATGGCTTGCGTGCTGCTGATCGGCCTCATCTTCGTGACGCTGAACCTGATCAGCGACGCGCTGTACAAGATCTTCGACCCGAGGACTCGCTAA
- a CDS encoding ABC transporter permease: MNLPLASSAPGAAALPASSTAAMAASTLRLLRFLLRNPMTFAGLVVVSTLMLVAAFAPWIAGHDPLLQNLAGALQAPSSAHWFGTDEYGRDVFARLVYGSRITLYIVLLVTVIVGPIGLLVGTVSGYFGGWVDSLFMRITDIFISFPSLVLALAFIAALGPGLEHAVIAIALTAWPPIARLARAETLPLRNADFVVAVQLQGASSTRVILRHIIPMCLSSVIIRLTMNMASIILTAAALGFLGLGAQAPLPEWGAMISTGRRYMLESWWLVAAPGAAIMLVSLAFNLLGDGLRDVLDPRSQS, translated from the coding sequence ATGAACCTGCCCCTGGCTTCCAGCGCACCCGGCGCCGCCGCGCTGCCCGCTTCCAGTACCGCAGCGATGGCCGCCAGCACCCTGCGCCTGCTGCGTTTCCTGCTGCGCAACCCGATGACCTTCGCTGGCCTGGTCGTCGTCTCGACCCTGATGCTGGTCGCGGCTTTCGCGCCTTGGATCGCTGGCCACGATCCGCTGTTGCAGAACCTTGCCGGCGCGTTGCAGGCGCCGAGCAGCGCGCACTGGTTCGGCACTGACGAATACGGGCGCGATGTCTTCGCCCGGCTGGTGTATGGCTCGCGCATCACGCTGTACATCGTCTTGCTGGTGACGGTGATTGTCGGTCCTATCGGCCTGTTGGTCGGCACGGTGTCCGGCTACTTCGGCGGTTGGGTCGACAGCCTGTTCATGCGCATCACCGACATCTTCATCTCGTTCCCCAGCCTGGTCCTGGCGTTGGCGTTCATCGCCGCCCTCGGCCCGGGCCTGGAGCATGCGGTGATCGCCATTGCACTGACTGCCTGGCCACCGATTGCCCGGCTCGCCCGCGCCGAAACCCTGCCGCTGCGCAACGCTGACTTTGTCGTCGCGGTGCAGCTTCAGGGCGCGTCGAGTACCCGGGTCATTCTGCGCCACATCATTCCGATGTGCCTGTCGTCGGTGATCATCCGCCTGACCATGAACATGGCGAGCATCATCCTCACCGCTGCCGCCCTGGGCTTCCTCGGCCTCGGCGCCCAGGCACCGCTGCCGGAGTGGGGCGCGATGATCTCCACCGGGCGGCGCTACATGCTCGAAAGCTGGTGGCTGGTGGCGGCGCCCGGTGCAGCGATCATGCTGGTCAGCCTGGCCTTCAACCTGTTGGGCGACGGCTTGCGCGACGTCCTCGACCCGCGCAGCCAATCCTGA
- a CDS encoding ABC transporter ATP-binding protein, producing the protein MTEIKLAVQDLCVEFRNAGKTSLAVRDVSFTLGREKLAIVGESGSGKSTVGRSLLRLHPPTARVTAKTLRFADIDLLAASEKQIQAIRGARMSMIMQDPKYSLNPVVRVGEQIAEAYLAHHKVPHREARERALDMLAKVHIRDPRRVYDLYPHEVSGGMGQRIMIAMMVITDPQVIIADEPTSALDVSVRRQVLNVLEELVSERDLGLIFISHDLNLVRHFCDRVLVMYAGRVVESIAAADLDNATHPYTQGLLAALPSLDHPRATLPVLQRDPQWLNA; encoded by the coding sequence GTGACTGAGATAAAACTTGCCGTACAGGACTTGTGTGTGGAATTCCGCAACGCCGGCAAAACTTCCCTGGCCGTGCGTGATGTGTCGTTCACCCTGGGCCGGGAAAAACTCGCCATTGTCGGTGAATCCGGCTCGGGCAAATCCACCGTGGGTCGCAGCCTTTTGCGTCTGCATCCTCCGACGGCGCGGGTCACCGCCAAGACGTTGCGCTTCGCCGATATCGACCTGTTGGCTGCCAGCGAAAAGCAGATCCAGGCGATTCGCGGCGCGCGCATGTCGATGATCATGCAAGACCCCAAGTACTCGCTGAACCCGGTGGTGCGGGTCGGTGAACAAATCGCCGAGGCCTATCTGGCCCATCACAAGGTGCCCCATCGCGAAGCCCGCGAACGCGCCTTGGACATGCTCGCCAAGGTGCACATTCGCGACCCCCGGCGGGTTTATGACCTGTACCCCCACGAAGTCTCGGGTGGCATGGGCCAGCGGATCATGATCGCCATGATGGTGATCACCGATCCCCAGGTGATCATCGCCGATGAACCGACCTCGGCCCTGGACGTGTCGGTGCGCCGTCAGGTGCTCAATGTGCTGGAGGAATTGGTCAGCGAGCGCGACTTGGGGCTGATTTTCATCAGCCACGATTTGAACCTGGTGCGGCATTTCTGTGACCGCGTGCTGGTGATGTACGCCGGCCGCGTGGTCGAGTCGATTGCCGCCGCCGACCTGGATAACGCCACCCATCCCTACACCCAAGGCCTATTGGCCGCATTGCCGAGCCTGGACCATCCGCGCGCCACGCTGCCGGTGTTGCAGCGTGACCCACAGTGGTTGAATGCTTGA
- a CDS encoding ABC transporter ATP-binding protein has product MSMIEIAGLNLSFGTGAALNAVLHDVDLSVAEGEAFGLVGESGSGKTTVLRCLAGQYQHWSGQLQVAGQAVTRNLPLNHYRTVQMVFQDPYASLHPRYTVDAALQEPLRIHGIDGRTQKVSEILRKVGLNDSFRFRYPHQLSGGQRQRVAIARALILRPRVLLLDEPTSALDVSVQAEILNLLADLRRQEGLTYLMVTHDLAVVAHLCDRLAVMQQGRVVETLDSHLLTSDGATHGYTRLLVQASRDIQRIPIAV; this is encoded by the coding sequence ATGAGCATGATTGAAATCGCCGGCCTGAACCTCAGTTTTGGCACCGGCGCGGCACTGAACGCGGTACTGCACGACGTCGATTTGAGCGTGGCCGAAGGCGAGGCATTCGGCCTGGTGGGGGAGTCCGGTTCGGGCAAGACCACCGTGTTGCGCTGCCTGGCCGGGCAGTACCAGCATTGGAGCGGACAACTTCAGGTCGCCGGCCAAGCCGTGACCCGCAACTTGCCGCTGAACCACTACCGCACCGTGCAGATGGTGTTCCAGGACCCGTATGCCTCGTTGCATCCGCGCTACACCGTCGATGCCGCGTTGCAGGAGCCGCTGCGCATCCACGGCATCGACGGGCGTACCCAGAAGGTCAGCGAGATTCTGCGCAAGGTCGGCTTGAACGACAGCTTCCGCTTCCGTTACCCCCATCAGTTATCCGGTGGCCAGCGTCAGCGTGTGGCGATTGCCCGTGCGCTGATCCTGCGTCCCCGGGTGCTGCTGCTGGATGAGCCGACCTCGGCACTGGATGTCTCGGTGCAGGCGGAAATCCTCAATCTGCTGGCCGACTTGCGCCGCCAGGAAGGGCTGACCTACCTGATGGTCACCCATGACCTGGCGGTGGTGGCGCATTTGTGTGATCGGCTGGCGGTAATGCAGCAGGGCAGGGTGGTGGAAACGCTCGACAGTCATCTCCTGACGAGCGATGGCGCCACCCATGGGTACACCCGTTTGCTGGTGCAGGCCAGTCGGGACATACAGCGAATACCTATTGCTGTCTGA
- a CDS encoding oligogalacturonate-specific porin KdgM family protein → MKKTLVVLSLASLFTSVVAVADTGYINVRHQYAEQTRMHADRAKFGMRLDNGVGLEGELKYKTAGDREDVAFDNTVGSGHEFTVNYQHKIDDRWTLTPSFAMESDEESTTYKLGMRLGYKITKELSIAGRYRYDSSKLDRDQVDHDVPDNGQDDQKINRYDVYVNYANQGPWAYEYQLTYFDADYIRYNGGTDDYEQNAVVKYKWDKRWAPFFEVGDIKVNSVDDDRQLRLRVGIQYNFF, encoded by the coding sequence ATGAAAAAGACACTCGTCGTTCTGTCCCTCGCTTCCTTGTTCACTTCAGTCGTTGCTGTGGCCGATACCGGCTATATCAACGTACGCCATCAGTATGCGGAACAAACCCGCATGCACGCCGACCGCGCCAAGTTCGGCATGCGGCTGGACAATGGCGTGGGGCTGGAAGGTGAACTCAAATACAAGACCGCCGGTGATCGCGAAGACGTCGCCTTCGACAACACCGTCGGCAGCGGCCATGAATTTACCGTCAACTACCAGCACAAGATTGATGACCGCTGGACGCTGACGCCCTCGTTCGCCATGGAGAGCGACGAAGAGTCGACCACCTACAAACTGGGCATGCGCCTGGGCTACAAGATCACCAAGGAGCTGAGTATCGCCGGTCGCTACCGTTACGACTCATCCAAGCTCGACCGCGACCAGGTCGATCATGATGTACCGGACAACGGCCAGGATGACCAGAAGATCAATCGCTACGACGTGTACGTCAACTACGCCAACCAGGGGCCGTGGGCTTATGAATATCAACTGACGTACTTCGATGCCGACTACATCCGTTATAACGGCGGCACCGACGACTATGAACAGAATGCCGTGGTCAAGTACAAGTGGGACAAGCGCTGGGCGCCGTTCTTCGAAGTGGGTGATATCAAGGTCAACTCGGTGGACGATGATCGCCAACTGCGTCTGCGGGTCGGCATTCAATACAACTTCTTCTAA
- a CDS encoding FadR/GntR family transcriptional regulator, with the protein MTDQALSPLNKPRRLAETLVDRFAQRMREGVLKRGEKLPTEVHIMEAEGVSRSVVREALSRLQAAGLVETRHGVGTFVLDMPAPEGFTLGPATIATLSDVLNLLEFRLSLEVQAAGMAAERATPEALAELAQALEALLQGPEKSGTTINADFQFHLKIAKAAGNYYLIDIMKHLGTKLIPRTRMNSAYSGQSDRSAYLQGINAEHQQIFDAIASGNVDAARAAMYLHLSNSRMRLCETQQRQAFYNE; encoded by the coding sequence ATGACGGATCAAGCGTTATCTCCACTGAACAAGCCGCGCCGCCTCGCCGAAACACTGGTCGACCGCTTTGCCCAGCGCATGCGTGAAGGTGTTCTCAAACGCGGCGAAAAGCTCCCCACCGAAGTGCACATCATGGAAGCCGAAGGCGTCAGTCGTTCGGTGGTGCGTGAGGCGCTGTCGCGCTTGCAGGCGGCGGGGCTGGTGGAGACGCGGCATGGCGTCGGCACCTTTGTCCTGGACATGCCGGCACCGGAGGGTTTCACCCTGGGGCCGGCGACGATTGCGACGTTGTCGGATGTACTCAACCTGCTGGAGTTTCGCCTGAGCCTGGAAGTCCAGGCCGCCGGCATGGCTGCCGAACGCGCCACACCTGAAGCCCTGGCCGAACTGGCCCAGGCGCTGGAGGCGTTGCTGCAAGGTCCGGAAAAATCCGGCACCACCATCAACGCCGATTTCCAGTTCCATCTGAAAATCGCCAAGGCCGCTGGTAACTACTACCTGATCGACATCATGAAGCACCTGGGCACCAAGCTGATCCCACGTACGCGCATGAACTCCGCCTACTCCGGACAAAGTGATCGCAGCGCTTACTTGCAAGGGATCAACGCCGAACATCAGCAGATCTTCGACGCTATCGCCAGTGGCAATGTCGATGCAGCGCGGGCGGCCATGTACCTGCACTTGAGCAATAGCCGCATGCGCCTGTGTGAAACGCAGCAGCGGCAGGCTTTTTACAACGAATGA
- a CDS encoding FadR/GntR family transcriptional regulator produces MDRVTTDRRLSMTQQLVVDLTQQILAGELPAGSKLPTEQVIIKERGVSRTVVREAMSRLQAEGLVETRHGIGTFVVDTARPGDFQGSKHVKGGAYDALAVIELRLSLEVEAAGIAAQRSTPEQLQAMREALDAANALEAADDESARVDFEFHLLIAQCTGNSFFIDAMAHVGSALIAVIQQAGPAVTVENRALVAREREQIYAALARRDAEAARASMRLHLINMLQRVRGVIELTAQ; encoded by the coding sequence ATGGACCGTGTCACAACCGATCGACGCCTGAGCATGACCCAGCAACTGGTGGTCGACCTGACGCAGCAGATACTGGCCGGCGAACTGCCCGCAGGCAGCAAACTGCCTACCGAACAGGTCATCATCAAGGAACGCGGCGTCAGTCGGACGGTGGTTCGCGAAGCCATGTCTCGGCTCCAGGCCGAAGGCTTGGTGGAGACGCGCCACGGCATCGGCACCTTTGTGGTCGACACCGCTCGCCCGGGGGATTTCCAGGGCAGTAAGCATGTTAAGGGCGGCGCGTACGACGCTCTAGCGGTGATCGAACTGCGCCTGAGCCTGGAAGTGGAAGCGGCCGGCATTGCCGCGCAACGTTCCACGCCGGAACAGTTGCAGGCAATGCGCGAAGCGCTCGATGCGGCCAATGCTCTGGAGGCGGCCGATGACGAAAGCGCCCGGGTGGATTTCGAATTTCATTTGCTGATTGCCCAGTGCACCGGCAACAGCTTCTTTATCGATGCCATGGCCCATGTTGGCAGTGCGCTGATCGCGGTTATCCAACAGGCCGGACCAGCTGTCACGGTTGAAAATCGAGCGTTGGTGGCTCGCGAGCGTGAGCAGATCTATGCAGCACTGGCGCGGCGTGATGCGGAAGCGGCGCGGGCGTCGATGCGGTTGCATTTGATCAATATGCTGCAGCGGGTTCGGGGTGTGATTGAGTTGACGGCGCAATAA
- a CDS encoding VOC family protein, which yields MQNFTIQRIDHIVLRVKDIERSLAFYTSVLGCELKKRRDDLGMIHLSTGVSMIDLVAVDGPLGREGGPAAGKQGHNVDHLCLRIEPFDEQALLAHLASAGLSVEKAQMRYGAEGKGWSIYCFDPDGNQIELKGPALEP from the coding sequence ATGCAGAACTTCACGATCCAACGCATCGACCACATCGTCCTGCGCGTAAAAGACATCGAGCGCAGCCTCGCTTTCTATACGTCCGTGCTCGGTTGCGAGCTCAAGAAGCGCCGGGACGATCTTGGAATGATCCACCTCAGCACCGGTGTTTCGATGATCGATCTGGTGGCTGTCGACGGGCCGCTGGGTCGCGAGGGTGGGCCGGCGGCTGGCAAGCAAGGGCACAACGTCGACCACCTCTGCCTGCGTATCGAGCCGTTTGACGAACAGGCCCTCCTCGCTCATCTGGCCTCCGCCGGCCTGAGTGTTGAGAAAGCGCAGATGCGCTATGGCGCGGAGGGTAAAGGTTGGTCGATCTACTGCTTCGACCCGGATGGTAATCAGATCGAGCTGAAGGGACCCGCGCTGGAGCCCTGA
- a CDS encoding transporter substrate-binding domain-containing protein, protein MTSLDRAVLEDLSPKGVLRAAINFGNPVLAQQGLDGSAQGVSVALAKALAQELGAPLEMVTFDAAGKVFAALEEDVWDVAFLAIEPVREEQIAFSEPYVLIEGTYLVAADSRYQNVQDLDQPGLRLAVGKGAAYDLFLSRTLEYAQLERAATSAAAVDLYIEKSLDAAAGVRQPLEKVAANNPAYRVLTGAFTSIRQAMAVPRAHEAGAAYVRDFIERKKADGFVRAALIDSGQADVTVAPLA, encoded by the coding sequence ATGACGTCTCTCGACCGTGCAGTGCTTGAAGATCTGTCCCCAAAAGGAGTGCTGCGTGCCGCGATCAATTTCGGCAATCCCGTGTTGGCTCAACAGGGTCTGGACGGCTCTGCCCAAGGGGTGTCGGTAGCGTTGGCCAAGGCATTGGCCCAGGAGCTGGGTGCACCATTGGAGATGGTCACTTTTGATGCCGCCGGCAAAGTGTTTGCGGCGCTGGAGGAGGACGTGTGGGACGTCGCGTTCCTGGCCATTGAGCCCGTGCGCGAAGAGCAGATTGCGTTCAGCGAACCTTACGTCCTTATCGAAGGGACTTATTTGGTGGCCGCTGATTCGCGCTATCAGAACGTCCAGGATCTTGACCAGCCAGGACTAAGACTCGCCGTTGGCAAAGGCGCCGCGTATGACCTTTTTCTTTCTCGCACATTGGAATATGCGCAACTCGAACGGGCTGCGACCTCTGCGGCTGCGGTAGACCTGTACATCGAAAAATCCCTGGATGCGGCAGCCGGTGTGAGGCAGCCGCTGGAGAAAGTGGCGGCCAACAACCCGGCATACCGGGTGCTCACCGGTGCTTTCACTTCCATCAGGCAAGCCATGGCGGTTCCAAGGGCCCATGAAGCCGGCGCGGCCTACGTCAGGGATTTCATCGAGCGAAAGAAAGCGGACGGTTTCGTGCGTGCGGCTTTGATCGACAGCGGCCAGGCGGACGTGACTGTCGCGCCTTTAGCCTAG
- a CDS encoding GNAT family N-acetyltransferase, with the protein MMRGDAQPVFLLHLRPVNLDQDSGVCVRFFEDMLLCAFGSAQKLHDPDGTQRYLQSLQEKATEIPGSIVHAWDETQIVGQIEMSLLKAEPAVGYIHFFYLTPEWRSRGAGKLLLAYATDFFAGLGCERMRLSVSETNQRAAQFYRHHGWIDIGARQDKPELRLRLMEKAIGLMRV; encoded by the coding sequence ATGATGCGCGGCGACGCTCAACCCGTTTTTCTCCTGCACTTGCGTCCAGTCAACCTCGACCAGGACAGCGGCGTTTGCGTACGTTTCTTTGAAGACATGCTGCTCTGCGCGTTTGGTTCCGCACAAAAACTGCACGACCCGGATGGCACACAGCGTTACCTTCAATCCCTCCAAGAAAAAGCGACCGAGATTCCCGGCAGCATTGTCCATGCCTGGGATGAAACACAGATCGTGGGCCAGATAGAAATGTCACTGCTCAAGGCAGAACCTGCAGTGGGTTACATCCACTTTTTCTACCTCACCCCTGAGTGGCGATCACGCGGTGCCGGGAAGTTGCTGCTGGCCTACGCCACCGACTTTTTTGCAGGGCTGGGGTGCGAACGGATGAGGTTGTCGGTGAGTGAAACGAACCAGAGGGCGGCGCAATTTTATAGGCACCATGGTTGGATTGATATCGGGGCCAGGCAAGACAAGCCGGAGCTGCGCTTGCGGTTGATGGAAAAAGCAATTGGCCTCATGCGGGTATGA
- a CDS encoding DUF4256 domain-containing protein, with protein sequence MKRQDLLQTLEARFDQNPHRHPDILWADVQAKLESNPNALKSLQAMEATGGEPDVIGHDERTGLITFCDCAKESPTGRRSLCYDRAALDARKENKPKGSAVEMAEEMGIALLTEDQYRALQQLGEFDVNTSSWLATPAELRALGGALFGDYRYERVFVYHNGVQSYYAARGFRGVLCI encoded by the coding sequence ATGAAAAGACAAGACCTTCTCCAAACCCTGGAAGCCCGCTTCGACCAGAACCCACATCGCCACCCGGACATCCTCTGGGCCGACGTCCAGGCCAAGTTGGAAAGCAACCCTAACGCCCTGAAGTCGCTCCAGGCAATGGAAGCCACCGGAGGCGAGCCAGACGTGATTGGCCACGACGAAAGAACCGGCCTTATCACCTTCTGCGATTGCGCCAAAGAAAGCCCGACCGGTCGCCGAAGCCTCTGCTACGACCGCGCCGCCCTGGACGCACGCAAGGAGAACAAACCCAAAGGCAGTGCGGTAGAAATGGCCGAAGAAATGGGCATCGCCCTGCTGACGGAAGACCAGTATCGAGCCCTGCAGCAGCTCGGTGAGTTTGATGTGAATACCTCCAGTTGGCTGGCCACACCCGCTGAACTTCGCGCTCTGGGCGGTGCGCTGTTCGGTGACTATCGTTATGAGCGGGTGTTTGTTTACCACAATGGTGTGCAGTCGTATTACGCGGCGCGAGGGTTTCGCGGCGTGCTGTGCATTTAA
- a CDS encoding YopT-type cysteine protease domain-containing protein — protein MCFGFSTLWVEIGAPYDCFDALQARKEEIADAQQGLTANMMLGVSMALEATAEAIIGRDSAGVTSYIDGVASHIILDILQRPGARHFIISFYYVDGPQGGGGHAIAASFDDGQTGRLFDPNYGVGAYQSRTDLCNDLHALLASYVVPGGHVTESYLLEFDSEDAFGEFQGAAPL, from the coding sequence GTGTGCTTCGGCTTCAGTACGCTCTGGGTCGAGATCGGTGCGCCCTATGACTGTTTCGACGCGTTGCAGGCCAGAAAGGAGGAGATCGCCGACGCTCAGCAGGGGCTGACTGCCAATATGATGCTCGGCGTGAGCATGGCACTGGAGGCCACTGCCGAAGCGATCATCGGGCGTGATTCGGCCGGAGTCACGAGCTATATCGATGGGGTCGCCAGCCACATCATTCTCGACATCCTCCAGCGGCCCGGCGCCCGCCACTTCATTATTTCCTTCTACTACGTCGATGGGCCGCAGGGTGGCGGCGGCCATGCCATCGCCGCGTCTTTTGACGACGGCCAGACGGGCAGGCTCTTCGATCCCAACTACGGTGTCGGCGCCTATCAATCGCGGACCGACCTATGCAACGACCTGCACGCGCTGCTGGCCAGCTATGTCGTGCCCGGCGGGCATGTGACCGAGAGCTATTTGTTGGAGTTTGATTCCGAGGATGCATTCGGTGAGTTCCAAGGAGCCGCTCCCCTCTGA